Proteins from one Bacteroidota bacterium genomic window:
- a CDS encoding Xaa-Pro peptidase family protein, translating into MRWLPFLGLMQVCAALAHAQVGAPLFTSDFPPEEFAQRRARLYQAIGSGAIALLPGAPSPVGYVRFRQANDFYYLCGVETPHAYLLLDGSVQRAMLYLPHRNEARERSEGRVLSAEDGELVQRLSGIDAVYGVELLAEHLARYVLRGVRVLYTPLDPAEGLATSRDIALRTIADWASDPWDGRPSREGHFVGLLRMRFPQLEIRNLSPILDSLRLIKSPRELELVRKATRLAMEAIREAMRSTQPGQYEYELEALAQFIFRRHGAQGDAYYALVASGPNAWYPHYHAGKRQMQAGELVLMDYAPDVGYYMSDVTRIWPVDGRFSPEQRELYTFYLACYRAILRAIRAGRTAQEIKQEAASEMERILAASRFSRPHYRRAAESFVASYKESAQNPHTTLGHWLGMATHDVGRYTGPLRPGMVFTIEPALRVPEESLYIRLEDVVIITESGVEIVSEALPMDVEAIERLMREEGILERYPRLEERMLRAPTTTGR; encoded by the coding sequence ATGCGTTGGCTTCCGTTTCTGGGGCTTATGCAGGTATGCGCCGCGCTGGCGCATGCTCAGGTGGGGGCGCCGCTGTTTACGTCGGACTTTCCCCCGGAGGAATTCGCTCAACGCCGCGCGCGCTTGTATCAGGCCATTGGCTCCGGGGCCATCGCTCTGCTGCCGGGCGCGCCCAGTCCCGTGGGGTATGTGCGCTTCCGGCAGGCGAATGACTTCTATTACCTCTGCGGGGTTGAGACCCCCCATGCGTACCTGCTTCTGGACGGCTCCGTGCAGCGGGCCATGCTGTATCTACCCCATCGCAACGAAGCCCGTGAGCGCAGTGAGGGTCGCGTACTCTCAGCCGAGGATGGGGAGCTGGTGCAGCGTCTGAGCGGGATAGATGCCGTATACGGGGTTGAGCTGTTGGCAGAACATCTGGCTCGTTACGTGCTGCGCGGGGTCCGGGTGCTCTACACCCCGCTAGATCCCGCCGAGGGGCTCGCCACGAGCCGCGACATCGCCCTGCGCACCATAGCGGACTGGGCCTCAGACCCCTGGGACGGACGCCCTTCACGCGAAGGCCATTTTGTAGGGCTGCTTCGGATGCGTTTCCCGCAGCTGGAGATCCGAAACCTATCCCCGATACTCGATAGCCTACGGCTCATCAAAAGCCCCCGAGAGCTAGAGCTCGTGCGCAAGGCCACGCGCCTGGCCATGGAGGCCATTCGGGAGGCTATGCGCTCCACGCAGCCCGGACAGTACGAGTACGAGCTTGAGGCGCTGGCTCAGTTCATCTTTCGTCGTCACGGAGCCCAAGGGGATGCCTATTATGCGCTCGTGGCCAGCGGCCCCAATGCTTGGTATCCCCATTACCACGCAGGCAAGCGACAAATGCAGGCCGGGGAGCTCGTGCTCATGGATTACGCACCGGATGTGGGCTACTATATGAGCGATGTTACGCGCATCTGGCCCGTAGATGGGCGTTTTAGCCCCGAGCAGCGAGAGCTATACACGTTCTACCTGGCCTGCTACCGGGCTATCCTGCGGGCTATCCGAGCGGGTCGCACGGCGCAGGAGATCAAGCAGGAAGCTGCTTCCGAGATGGAGCGCATACTCGCCGCAAGCCGGTTCTCCCGGCCTCATTATCGGAGGGCCGCGGAGTCCTTTGTGGCCAGTTACAAAGAGTCGGCCCAAAACCCCCACACCACGCTAGGACATTGGCTGGGGATGGCCACCCACGACGTAGGTCGCTATACGGGCCCTCTGCGGCCGGGTATGGTCTTTACGATCGAGCCCGCCCTGCGCGTGCCCGAGGAAAGCTTGTACATCCGGCTTGAAGACGTAGTGATCATCACGGAGAGCGGAGTAGAAATCGTCTCCGAGGCGCTGCCCATGGATGTTGAGGCCATCGAGCGCCTCATGCGAGAAGAAGGGATCTTAGAACGCTATCCCAGACTAGAGGAGCGCATGCTGCGAGCGCCTACGACCACTGGGCGCTGA
- a CDS encoding alpha/beta hydrolase translates to MMARAAIALLIWGLLGCAGPKSVRVDPRMLADAEGFFLSTGRFRLYVRPAGPEHGEPVLLVHGFGGSTVSFEPLLDSLAARGYRCYAVDLLGFGLSDKPNGADYSHPAQARRLVALLDALGLKAVHAVGHSMGGSVLAHLALLAPDRIRSLALIAPAIATEPRGPAGIGRLILGLPPVSTLLKRRIRESLSGPEAIAALRLAYYQPDSALSAERLERYRRPLKTPGWESALLGMLRDSRRNALAPERLRGVRAPVLLLWGEADRIVPIRERDRLRELFPVVYEATVRRTGHLPAEEAPGLVARALIAFWTFLSE, encoded by the coding sequence ATGATGGCTCGCGCGGCGATCGCACTGCTGATCTGGGGTCTGCTCGGCTGCGCCGGGCCGAAGTCGGTCCGCGTAGATCCGCGCATGCTCGCCGACGCGGAGGGTTTTTTCCTCTCGACAGGACGCTTCAGGCTCTACGTGCGCCCCGCTGGGCCTGAACATGGCGAGCCTGTTTTGCTTGTGCACGGCTTCGGGGGAAGCACGGTGAGCTTTGAGCCGCTTCTGGACAGCCTGGCCGCCCGGGGTTATCGATGCTACGCCGTGGATCTGCTAGGTTTTGGGCTGTCGGATAAGCCCAACGGAGCCGACTACAGCCACCCGGCTCAGGCCCGGAGGCTTGTAGCCCTACTGGACGCGTTGGGGCTAAAGGCGGTGCACGCGGTGGGCCATTCCATGGGCGGCAGCGTGCTTGCGCACCTGGCTCTGTTGGCTCCGGATCGGATCCGATCGCTTGCGCTTATCGCGCCGGCGATCGCTACGGAGCCGCGGGGGCCCGCCGGCATAGGACGGCTCATTTTAGGCCTGCCCCCCGTCTCGACGCTGCTTAAGCGGCGCATTCGAGAGAGCCTGTCCGGCCCCGAGGCCATAGCCGCCCTTCGGCTGGCCTACTACCAGCCGGATTCTGCGCTCAGCGCCGAGCGCCTGGAGCGCTACCGAAGACCCCTAAAGACCCCGGGTTGGGAGTCGGCTCTTCTGGGCATGTTGCGCGACAGTCGCCGCAACGCGCTCGCCCCGGAGCGGCTCCGAGGGGTGCGCGCTCCGGTGCTTCTGCTTTGGGGCGAAGCGGACCGCATTGTGCCCATCCGGGAGCGGGATCGCCTAAGGGAACTGTTTCCCGTCGTATATGAGGCGACCGTACGCCGCACGGGCCACCTGCCCGCTGAAGAAGCCCCCGGACTGGTGGCCCGGGCTCTGATCGCTTTTTGGACATTTTTGTCTGAATAA
- a CDS encoding SDR family oxidoreductase, which produces MRLEGKVALVTGGAVRIGRGIVQMLARAGCEVAFTYYRSEAEAHALAEALREETKRKIVAWPYDARDPEQAQTLLERIRSLWGRLDVLVLNAAVFFRTPWEELTETQWDTLLDINLKGPFFLAQAAARQMLRQEPDSAGIRGKIVAISDVAAELVWRAYLPYQISKAGLNLMVRVLAKNLAPSITVNAVAPSTILPEPGRVVKPEEFARDVPLGRPGTVEEVAAAVRFLLEHDFLTGHVLHVDGGRSLV; this is translated from the coding sequence ATGCGGTTAGAGGGCAAAGTTGCACTCGTCACAGGCGGGGCGGTGCGCATCGGACGGGGCATCGTGCAGATGCTGGCGCGCGCCGGCTGCGAAGTCGCCTTTACGTACTATCGATCCGAGGCCGAGGCGCACGCGCTGGCCGAGGCGCTCCGCGAGGAGACAAAGCGCAAGATCGTGGCCTGGCCCTACGATGCGCGGGATCCGGAGCAAGCGCAGACGCTTCTGGAGCGCATCCGGAGCTTGTGGGGACGGCTAGATGTGCTCGTGCTCAACGCGGCTGTTTTCTTCCGAACCCCTTGGGAGGAACTAACCGAGACCCAGTGGGATACGTTGCTCGATATCAACCTCAAGGGCCCGTTTTTTCTGGCTCAGGCGGCTGCCCGCCAGATGCTGCGTCAAGAGCCCGATTCGGCCGGCATACGAGGCAAGATCGTGGCGATTTCCGATGTGGCTGCCGAGCTCGTCTGGCGCGCCTACCTGCCGTATCAGATCTCGAAGGCCGGGCTGAACCTCATGGTGCGCGTGCTGGCTAAGAACCTTGCCCCCTCAATTACGGTAAACGCCGTGGCCCCAAGCACCATCCTGCCTGAACCGGGGCGCGTGGTGAAGCCCGAGGAGTTCGCCCGGGATGTCCCCCTGGGCCGGCCCGGCACGGTAGAAGAGGTTGCGGCGGCGGTGCGGTTTCTGCTTGAGCACGATTTCCTGACCGGGCACGTCTTGCATGTAGACGGCGGCCGCAGCTTGGTATGA
- a CDS encoding Hsp20/alpha crystallin family protein, whose protein sequence is MATLVRTMLPTLWSDPFAPDWTRSIARDIDRMVREIDALWEQTFGWARSGRVPNVEVFDTDSEFIIRAELPGLRKEDIKITLVGDQLTLEGERKPDPKFEKARVHRAERWYGTFRRTFVLPFTPDGKPVEARFRNGVLVITIPKPEAQQPRQIVIK, encoded by the coding sequence ATGGCGACACTGGTGCGCACGATGCTGCCGACGCTGTGGAGCGATCCGTTCGCTCCGGATTGGACGCGCTCGATTGCGCGCGACATCGACCGGATGGTGCGCGAGATAGACGCGCTTTGGGAGCAGACCTTCGGCTGGGCGCGTTCAGGGCGCGTGCCGAATGTGGAAGTCTTCGACACGGATTCGGAGTTCATCATCCGCGCCGAGCTTCCCGGTCTTCGCAAAGAGGACATCAAGATCACCCTCGTGGGGGATCAGCTTACGCTGGAGGGCGAGCGCAAGCCGGATCCGAAATTTGAGAAGGCCCGTGTGCATCGGGCCGAACGCTGGTACGGGACGTTCCGGCGCACGTTCGTGCTGCCCTTCACCCCTGACGGCAAGCCCGTTGAGGCGCGCTTCCGCAATGGGGTGCTCGTGATCACGATCCCGAAGCCCGAGGCGCAGCAGCCCCGGCAGATCGTGATTAAGTAG
- a CDS encoding DegQ family serine endoprotease yields the protein MHTRTRKSAWLLALAGFLAGLLVTAVVSLHTGWVEVKRTHAADNGTVSIPERRIQTLTDLSQAFADVAESVVPSVVTITAERVVRAPRFLNPFEGTPFENWFRFDVPEGEQRARGLGSGVIMRSDGVVLTNNHVVEGAERLRVRLYDGRVFDAEVVGRDAATDVAVLRIRATGLPTLPLGDSDRLRVGEWVLAIGSPLSENLEHTVTAGIISAKGRTGIIQDGRAFENFLQTDAAINPGNSGGPLVNTRGELVGINTAIATRTGGFQGIGFAIPINMARWVMEQLLEKGKVERGYLGVTIQRITPELARALRLERPQGALVSQVAPGSPAERAGIKPRDVILAVNGQPVENESDLRNRIAFSRPGSRVTLSILRDGRRQEVHVTLGTLDPNLLAGAEDSGGGSEGPSSEPGSRGALLDKLGFSAQNLTDELAQRYRLGSDREGVVITSVRSGSVAEMAGLRPGMVIVEANGQSVRTMRDLERALSAVRSGDVVLLRLRQGSNYLYVALSVS from the coding sequence ATGCACACCCGCACCCGTAAATCAGCCTGGTTGTTGGCCCTAGCCGGCTTCCTGGCCGGTCTACTGGTAACGGCCGTTGTGAGCCTGCATACCGGATGGGTGGAGGTCAAGCGCACCCATGCAGCGGACAACGGAACCGTGAGCATTCCGGAGCGCCGGATTCAAACGCTTACCGATCTCAGTCAGGCCTTTGCTGATGTGGCCGAGTCGGTAGTACCCTCGGTGGTGACGATCACGGCCGAACGTGTGGTGCGTGCGCCGCGCTTCCTGAATCCCTTTGAGGGGACGCCGTTTGAAAACTGGTTTCGCTTCGATGTGCCGGAAGGAGAGCAGCGCGCCCGCGGTCTGGGTTCCGGCGTGATCATGCGCTCCGACGGTGTGGTGCTGACCAACAACCACGTCGTGGAGGGCGCAGAGCGGCTGCGCGTGCGGTTGTACGACGGGCGCGTCTTCGACGCCGAAGTCGTGGGCCGCGATGCGGCCACTGATGTGGCTGTGTTGCGGATCCGCGCCACAGGCCTGCCCACGCTGCCGCTCGGCGATAGCGACCGGTTGCGGGTAGGCGAATGGGTGCTGGCCATCGGCAGCCCCCTGTCGGAGAACCTAGAGCACACGGTTACGGCTGGCATCATCAGCGCGAAGGGCCGCACGGGAATCATCCAGGACGGCCGGGCCTTCGAGAACTTCCTGCAAACCGACGCGGCCATTAACCCGGGCAATTCCGGGGGCCCCTTGGTGAACACGAGGGGCGAGCTTGTGGGGATCAACACGGCCATCGCCACCCGCACAGGCGGCTTTCAGGGGATCGGCTTCGCGATCCCGATCAACATGGCCCGTTGGGTCATGGAGCAGCTCCTGGAGAAAGGCAAGGTCGAGCGCGGCTACCTGGGGGTGACGATCCAGCGCATTACGCCGGAGCTAGCGCGCGCGCTGCGGCTGGAGCGGCCGCAAGGGGCGTTGGTGAGCCAAGTCGCTCCGGGAAGCCCCGCGGAGCGGGCCGGTATCAAGCCTCGGGATGTGATCTTGGCCGTAAACGGTCAGCCCGTTGAGAACGAGTCCGATCTGCGTAACCGCATCGCCTTTAGCCGTCCGGGTTCGCGTGTCACGCTTAGCATCCTGCGTGACGGTCGTCGCCAGGAGGTGCACGTGACCCTAGGCACGCTGGATCCTAACCTCTTGGCTGGAGCCGAAGATTCCGGTGGTGGATCCGAGGGTCCTTCCTCGGAGCCTGGCTCAAGAGGAGCGCTGCTTGATAAGCTAGGATTTAGCGCGCAGAACCTCACCGATGAGCTGGCCCAGCGCTACCGGCTGGGCTCAGATCGCGAAGGCGTGGTCATCACCTCCGTCCGATCGGGCTCCGTAGCGGAAATGGCGGGCCTCAGGCCCGGCATGGTGATCGTGGAGGCCAACGGACAGAGCGTGCGCACGATGCGGGATCTTGAGCGCGCGCTCTCCGCTGTGCGCTCAGGCGATGTCGTGTTGCTACGCCTTCGCCAGGGATCGAACTACCTGTACGTGGCCCTGTCCGTATCGTGA
- a CDS encoding Hsp20/alpha crystallin family protein, with protein sequence MAEVVKKEVQAVEPTEMRYVTLSPQVDIYELEDAYVALFDLPGVEKGHLTLRLEENRLSLEARVEDPLLERHLGQSGYRYQRTFVLGDDVDPNHVEAELKDGVLELRIGKREQLKPRTIEIK encoded by the coding sequence ATGGCAGAGGTAGTCAAGAAAGAGGTTCAGGCGGTAGAACCTACTGAGATGCGCTACGTTACCCTCTCCCCCCAGGTGGACATCTACGAACTGGAGGACGCCTATGTGGCGCTCTTCGACCTGCCTGGAGTAGAGAAGGGGCATCTTACGTTGCGGCTAGAGGAGAACCGCCTGAGCCTGGAGGCCCGTGTTGAGGATCCGCTCCTGGAGCGGCATCTGGGCCAGAGCGGGTACCGGTATCAACGCACCTTCGTTCTGGGCGATGATGTGGACCCCAATCACGTGGAGGCCGAGCTCAAGGACGGGGTGCTGGAGCTCCGCATCGGTAAGCGGGAGCAGCTCAAGCCGCGGACGATTGAAATCAAGTAA